A stretch of the Aegilops tauschii subsp. strangulata cultivar AL8/78 chromosome 4, Aet v6.0, whole genome shotgun sequence genome encodes the following:
- the LOC109735406 gene encoding L-type lectin-domain containing receptor kinase IX.1-like has translation MATAPRHLLLLLLAAVVMSSSCVGVAVAEGQTYWPFNPYCSTTGNYTGDSRYRLNLLALVADLPARALDNRFYYNGTAGESPDEVFGLISCYADRSWNQCRDCLYAAATGIQQSCPFSRQMKGAYDSCLLRYSNESFVSVADLTVAFYSWDYTKVDYPASMNSTRWGLLTRLVAEAARSPLRLANGSVPYAASSQSPTTIHGLVQCTRDLNASECSRCLTEFVSNLSSVFPNNTGGLVKGYSCYAIYNIGDGDFLRVTLPPPLAQPPPSNISPGAQPPPSNIPPGAGEAPPLATGRTRSRKQLVAGVSAGVVVGFIVSSSLLICFLLRCRRRNRMASQVDTFEDDPLGDDFEKGTGPKRFRYSDLAVATSNFSDEKKLGEGGFGSVYKGFLKELKVEVAIKRVSKTSKQGRKEYISEVKIISRLRHRNLVQLIGWCHGGGELLLVYDLMPHGSLDTHLYSSNATLSWPLRYEIVLGLGSALLYLHQDWEQCVLHRDIKPSNIMLDASFCAKLGDFGLARLVDHGRGPYTTGLAGTMGYMDPECVVTGRTNAESDVYSFGVVMLEIACGKRPAVARGREDVIHLVQWVWDSWERGRTLDAADAQLNLEFDDREMECMVVVGLWCAHPDRSLRPSIKQAMNVLRFEAPLPSLPAKMPVATFTTAIDSSLVSASELSGGR, from the exons ATGGCAACTGCTCCACGGCACCTTCTCCTGCTTCTCCTCGCCGCCGTTGTCATGTCCTCCTCTTGCGTCGGCGTCGCTGTAGCAGAGGGGCAGACATACTGGCCGTTTAATCCTTACTGCTCGACCACGGGCAACTACACAGGGGATAGCCGGTACCGGCTGAATCTTCTGGCCCTCGTGGCCGACCTCCCGGCGCGTGCCCTCGACAACCGTTTCTACTACAACGGTACGGCCGGCGAATCGCCGGACGAGGTGTTCGGCCTCATCTCGTGCTATGCCGACCGCAGCTGGAACCAGTGCCGCGACTGCCTCTACGCCGCGGCCACCGGGATACAGCAGTCGTGCCCGTTCAGCCGGCAGATGAAGGGCGCCTACGACTCGTGCCTTCTCCGCTACTCCAACGAGTCCTTCGTCTCCGTCGCCGACCTCACCGTCGCCTTCTACTCGTGGGACTATACCAAGGTGGACTATCCGGCCAGCATGAACAGCACGAGGTGGGGTCTGCTCACCCGGCTAGTGGCGGAGGCCGCGCGTTCGCCGCTGCGGCTCGCTAACGGGAGCGTGCCGTACGCGGCCAGCTCGCAGTCGCCGACGACCATCCACGGTCTGGTGCAGTGCACGAGGGACCTGAACGCGAGCGAGTGCAGCAGGTGCCTTACCGAATTCGTGTCAAACCTCTCGAGTGTGTTCCCTAACAACACCGGTGGTTTGGTCAAGGGCTACAGCTGCTACGCCATATACAACATCGGCGACGGCGACTTCCTCCGTGTCACTCTTCCACCGCCACTTGCACAGCCACCGCCGTCCAATATCTCACCAGGTGCACAGCCACCCCCGTCCAATATCCCACCAGGAGCAGGAG AAGCTCCGCCACTTGCCACCGGCCGGACTAGGAGCAGGAAGCAGCTGGTGGCCGGCGTGTCTGCTGGTGTCGTCGTTGGGTTCATCGTCTCGTCGAGTCTCTTGATTTGTTTCCTTTTGCGCTGTCGGAGGCGAAATCGCATGGCGAGTCAAGTAGATACTTTTGAGGATGATCCATTGGGAGATGACTTCGAGAAAGGGACCGGGCCCAAGCGGTTTCGGTATAGTGACCTTGCGGTCGCCACCAGCAACTTCTCTGACGAGAAGAAGCTAGGTGAAGGTGGCTTCGGTTCCGTGTACAAAGGATTCTTGAAGGAGCTTAAAGTTGAGGTGGCTATAAAAAGAGTGTCCAAGACCTCCAAGCAAGGGAGGAAGGAGTATATCTCAGAGGTGAAAATCATAAGCCGGCTGAGACATCGAAACCTCGTACAGCTCATTggctggtgccatggcggcggcgagctcttGCTTGTCTACGATCTTATGCCCCACGGCAGCCTAGACACTCACCTTTACAGTTCAAATGCCACATTATCGTGGCCACTCAG GTATGAGATCGTGTTGGGGTTAGGGTCGGCACTTTTGTACCTGCATCAAGACTGGGAGCAATGTGTTCTGCACCGTGACATCAAGCCAAGCAACATCATGTTAGACGCGTCTTTCTGTGCCAAACTTGGCGATTTTGGGCTCGCGCGGCTTGTCGACCACGGCCGAGGACCATACACAACAGGTCTTGCAGGAACAATGGGCTACATGGACCCTGAGTGCGTGGTCACCGGAAGGACCAACGCTGAGTCTGATGTCTACAGCTTCGGCGTTGTCATGCTCGAGATCGCCTGCGGGAAGCGGCCCGCGGTTGCTCGGGGACGAGAGGATGTTATCCATCTAGTGCAATGGGTCTGGGATTCATGGGAACGCGGAAGGACCCTTGATGCGGCCGATGCGCAGCTCAACCTAGAGTTCGACGACCGGGAGATGGAGTGCATGGTGGTGGTAGGGCTCTGGTGCGCGCACCCTGACCGGAGCCTGAGGCCATCCATCAAGCAAGCTATGAACGTGCTACGATTTGAGGCGCCTCTGCCAAGCCTTCCAGCAAAGATGCCCGTCGCGACATTTACAACGGCAATTGATTCTTCATTAGTTTCCGCATCTGAGCTTTCAGGCGGCAGATGA